The Prunus persica cultivar Lovell chromosome G7, Prunus_persica_NCBIv2, whole genome shotgun sequence genome has a segment encoding these proteins:
- the LOC18769427 gene encoding receptor-like protein 12 has translation MRHLLQYFFLLFLIPTISFTIIPAVHSLCTKDQQLSLLHLKQSLTPYHHKPYSPLNSTKVMYWDSRTDCCFWDGVTCSSDGHVVGLDLSGETIGTGIGYRSPIPSAIGNLTSLRYLDLSNSNFTGSIPKTMGNLKQLVYLNLSSNMLNGPIDSIQWENLVNLIDLRLYDNLLGGSIPSSIFALPILQFLLFSHNQFSGQLHEFSDASSSYLLSLDLSSNNLEGLIPTSIFNFHALESLNLSSNNFSAFPFNGPQQLKNLNEIDLSYNSLLIFYNGTTSSYSSFPNIVRLNLTSNKLRTIPDFLRYQSGLLKLDLSQNQIQGMIPKWIWGLDLFSLNLSCNSLATLEGPVPNFTLVEVDLHSNQLQGPLPTIPSNGGYVDYSRNHFSSSIPFDIGECYFLSLSSNTLHGIIPRSICNARDVQVIDLSNNSLTGVIPKCLSAMPYLVVLNLRGNNLTGRISNLEFGEGCHLSTLDLGENQIKGQFPKSLANCKDLEFLNLRNNQIKDAFPCLLMNMTSYLRVLSLRSNQFYGGIGCPNTNDTWPNLQIIDLAHNNLSGEIPATFLTTWQSMMADVHEKVNVLEFSQPGGGIFVGFSFGDAVTVISKGSERYLVKIITSYTLIDFSCNKFSGSIPKEMGAFKSLYSSPWTCH, from the exons ATGAGACATTTGCTCCAATATTTCTTCCTCTTATTCTTAATCCCTACAATCTCTTTTACCATCATCCCTGCAGTTCACAGCCTCTGCACTAAAGACCAGCAACTATCATTGCTCCATTTGAAGCAAAGCCTTACACCTTATCATCATAAACCTTATTCTCCTTTGAACTCAACCAAGGTTATGTACTGGGATTCCAGAACTGACTGTTGTTTTTGGGATGGTGTTACTTGCAGTAGTGATGGACATGTTGTTGGTCTTGACCTTAGCGGAGAAACTATCGGCACCGGAATTGGCTATCGCTCTCCCATTCCATCTGCAATCGGAAACCTTACCAGTTTGAGGTATCTTGATTTATCAAATTCCAATTTCACTGGATCAATTCCAAAGACAATGGGGAACCTAAAACAATTGGtttatttgaatttgtcaTCAAACATGCTTAATGGTCCAATTGATTCTATTCAGTGGGAAAATCTTGTTAATCTGATAGATCTCCGCTTGTACGACAATCTACTCGGGGGGAGTATTCCATCCTCTATCTTTGCTCTTCCCATACTGCAATTTTTACTATTTTCCCACAATCAATTCTCTGGTCAACTCCATGAATTTTCTGATGCTTCTTCCTCCTACTTACTTAGCCTTGATTTGAGTTCCAACAATTTGGAAGGACTAATACCCACGTCTATCTTTAATTTTCACGCACTTGAAAGCCTTAATCTTTCTTCAAACAATTTCAGTGCCTTTCCTTTTAATGGTCCCCAACAGCTGAAAAATCTTAATGAAATTGATCTTTCGTACAATAGCTTGCTGATTTTTTATAATGGCACCACTTCCTCATATTCCTCATTTCCAAATATTGTTCGTTTAAATTTGACTTCTAACAAGTTGAGAACAATTCCAGATTTCTTGAGATATCAATCCGGATTACTCAAGTTGGACCTTTCACAAAACCAAATTCAAGGCATGATACCGAAATGGATTTGGGGGCTCGATCTTTTCTCCCTAAATCTTTCTTGTAACTCCTTGGCAACTCTAGAAGGTCCTGTACCTAATTTCACTCTAGTTGAAGTTGACCTTCACTCAAACCAACTCCAGGGGCCACTCCCAACTATCCCATCCAATGGCGGTTATGTGGATTACTCAAGAAATCATTTCAGCTCTAGTATACCATTTGACATTGGTGAGTGTTACTTCTTATCGCTTTCGAGCAATACCTTGCATGGGATCATTCCAAGATCGATATGCAATGCTCGTGATGTTCAGGTTATTGATCTGTCCAATAATTCTCTGACTGGCGTCATTCCCAAATGCTTGTCTGCAATGCCCTATCTTGTAGTACTTAATTTGAGGGGAAACAACCTTACTGGACGTATTTCTAACTTAGAATTTGGAGAAGGTTGTCACCTCAGCACTCTAGACCTTGGTGAAAATCAGATAAAAGGCCAGTTTCCAAAATCTCTAGCCAACTGTAAAGATTTAGAGTTTTTAAACCTTCGAAACAATCAGATAAAAGATGCCTTTCCATGCCTGTTGATGAACATGACATCCTATTTGCGTGTCCTTAGTTTGCGGTCCAACCAATTTTATGGAGGTATTGGATGTCCCAACACCAATGATACATGGCCAAATCTTCAAATCATAGACCTAGCTCATAACAATTTGAGTGGTGAAATACCAGCAACATTTTTGACAACATGGCAATCAATGATGGCTGATGTCCACGAAAAGGTCAATGTCCTAGAATTTTCACAACCAGGCGGGGggatttttgttggtttttcttttggggatGCTGTAACAGTTATCAGTAAAGGTTCAGAGAGGTATCTGGTGAAGATTATAACTTCCTACACCTTGATTGACTTCTCATGCAACAAATTCAGTGGATCAATACCTAAGGAAATGGGAGCATTCAAATCACT GTACTCGAGTCCTTGGACCTGTCACTGA
- the LOC18770124 gene encoding probable E3 ubiquitin-protein ligase BAH1-like — translation MKFGDTFTEFLHKEQVRFSEKCSHVEYKRLKKVLKTCQSCKTLQEASTADQQEGAANQNKQLCQCQSCPACDQAFFTELMKEVSDIALCFSLRVRHLLHLHVATGMQRYLLWLRQCFMNDQQAMVEKGRTLIEYVTMNAIAIRKILKKYDKVHSSENGKIFKSKMRAEHIELLQSPWLIELGAFSLNLHGSDGEGLNELSGHFSCDLDMTPPIMTLMLPDSLKMEYDLTCAVCLETVFNPYALSCGHLFCKSCACSAASVFIFQGPKSAALDAKCPICREAGVYAKAVHMLELDLLLKIRCKDYWKERYTAERAEILKQSKEFWDLQAKYAVY, via the exons ATGAAATTCGGAGATACTTTTACGGAGTTTCTGCATAAGGAACAAGTACGATTCTCGGAGAAGTGCTCGCATGTCGAGTATAAGCGGCTGAAGAAAGTCCTCAAGACTTGTCAGAGTTGTAAGACATTGCAAGAAGCTTCAACTGCTGATCAACAAGAAGGTGCTGCTAATCAAAATAAACAGTTGTGTCAATGTCAATCTTGCCCTG CATGTGATCAGGCATTCTTCACAGAGTTAATGAAGGAAGTTTCAGACATAGCTCTATGCTTCAGTTTGAGAGTCAGACATCTCCTCCATCTCCATGTTGCTACTGGAATGCAGAGATACTTACTGTGGTTGCGTCAATGTTTTATGAATGATCAGCAAGCCATGGTAGAAAAAGGGCGGACGCTGATAGAATATGTTACAATGAACGCAATTGCTATCAGAAAAATCCTTAAGAAATATGATAAA GTACATAGCTCTGAAAATGGCAAGATTTTCAAATCCAAGATGCGGGCTGAACATATCGAGCTTTTGCAATCACCTTGGCTTATAGAATTGGgtgctttttctttgaatCTTCATGGATCAGATGGTGAAGGCCTCAATGAGCTTTCTGGTCACTTCTCTTGTGATCTTGATATGACACCACCTATAATGACATTGATGCTTCCTGACTCCTTGAAGATGGAATATGATCTGACTTGTGCTGTATGCTTG GAAACTGTTTTCAATCCATATGCTTTGAGCTGCGGCCACCTTTTCTGCAAGTCTTGTGCTTGCTCAGCTGCTTCTGTGTTTATCTTCCAAGGCCCTAAATCTGCAGCCCTGGATGCAAAGTGCCCAATATGCAGAGAG GCCGGAGTGTATGCTAAAGCAGTGCACATGTTGGAACTAGATCTGCTCCTGAAAATAAG GTGCAAAGACTACTGGAAAGAGAGGTATACTGCAGAACGTGCAGAGATACTGAAGCAAAGTAAGGAGTTTTGGGATTTACAAGCCAAATATGCGGTGTATTGA